The following is a genomic window from Rhododendron vialii isolate Sample 1 chromosome 9a, ASM3025357v1.
AGGAAGGCCGTACGACTACAAGCCAAGCCAGAAGTGACTCGGTTCTATTCTCGTTGGGATTGGATATGGATGGTGAATCATTTCCTTAAAAGCGCTTCTCGGAGACTTTGGACATTTGCGGTAGTAATCAAGCCCAGGTTGTAGGACTTGGGAGTTTAGTCCTCTTTGTGGCTTCTATCTTCCCTCCATGGGGATGGATGCCCGTTTAGATGTTTTTCGTTGCTATCATTTCTAAAATCTTATCCTaccatttgaccaaaaaaaacatCCATTATTCACTATTTAAGGAACTTAATTGGGTTTGAGTCTCATCTCTTTCTATCCCTCTTTGGAAAATTCTGTCCCTAGCCATCAGAATCTTGAAAATTGTGAATTGGTGAAACTTGATTCTTTATGTTGGAATATTAGGTCCTAAAAGCACATAACCAGTTTTGGTGTGGCAGACATGGCGGCAGGGCGGCGGAAGATAGGAGCAcggcggtcaatggtggtgaGCATGGAGAAACATTTGGTTTAGAATTTGTTAGGTACGTATTTCGttattagtttaaaatttttaaatggTGGGTGTGCAagaaaatttgggcaaaaattTTATTCTGTTCATATAGAATCACTAGAAATAATTCTATCCCCCTTCGgaataaaaaagcaaaaaacGAAGTGGATTTGTTTTAAAAGTTTTTCCTTCTTTATCTCTTTCCCTAATCTTCTTACAGCCCGTTTGTTGCAAGGATAAGCCACCCGGATAAGGGATAGGCTGGATAGGCTTATTCTAGGCCCATCCATTGTTTGTACAAGCCATCATGGACAGCTTATCCTGGTGGGATTACTCAGACACTTGCAATAGGATAAGGCAAGCCCACCCCTACCCCAGTCATAAGCTTATCCCCTTTTCTAATTACTTGGTTGTCCTTGTAACTAACAAACCAACAGTGGGCCTGTAGCTTCCAATCAAATGTTGCCCTGTAGCTTCAGTCCGGCGTTGCTAATTATTAAGAccatttgaaagattgttttttgtttgactTACTTCGTTTGTttcaaagtaaaatatttttcgatgtaaacaaaattttcatgtaaaatcattttttttttcctggtgtTTGGTTGATAGTTGTAAAatgatgtatgtatgtatgtatgtacgtgTATATTCCATACATAATTTTGTCGTCTTTGATGAGAAAACACATGGTTAGGTCATATGTGGAAGAGATTGGGGTTAAAATACTGTAATTATTAGTTGAGCAGCGAAGCCAAGTTCGGAAAATGACTTACCACCTCTTCAAGCGGAAGAAATTGTCAACCATatgaagtaaaatgttttacctggtaaaatattttcctgtcTTTTGTACAacgtaaaacattttttaataaaatattttacgcctaaacaaacggagccttaatttattctattttacTCTATTATATACATTAAATATTAAAACGTATAAATAAACTTTGTGTTTAAACTTTGCCTTGTAACATATCCACTCAAACGAGGTTTAAACTAATCCCACTCCTAAACTAAGCATCCCTTGTAACATATTCACCTCTTATccactcttcttttttatttatccaAAACTTTATCCGTCTGACAAAGGTGCCATAAGATTTCTTTTGGCTTGGTTCAACTAGGCTGGATCCACTGGGCCTAACCAGAGGTGCAAAAGACTAAATTTTTTGTAACATCAAAATTGTTCTTttaatgtcaaaatttgtaATGTATACAATTATTGTACAACTACCAATTGGGGTTTGCTTAGTTTGTTACCCTTGTACATTTTCATAGGAGAGGtcagaaataattttttatagtaAAAATAGAAATATGATTATTAGAAATCTAATTCCTAGGAACTTTCTTCTTGAATAGGAATAGAAATATCATTGTTAGGAATTAAAGGAATAATTCCTAGGAATATAATTCCTGATGTGATTTCATTCTAGTGTTTGCATTAATTCAGTAATGTTATGCATGaaacaattattttaaaaatttatcaaaatcaatatttctttttttttgtttttgttttattgatcGAATCAAGAATTTGATATCATCATGGGCTAAGGGAGGGATTTGATTCCCACTCAATCTTGGAATGAGATTATCATGGAATCAGGCCTTTTCTGTTTTTGAtcatgtcacagggggagaaataGAGGCATTATGATAGGGAGAAATAGAGGCATTATGATAGTGGGATAATTGTTTGGACCTACATTCCCTATGGGTTAGCTCTTTATCCTTGCTTAGTCTAAGTTTGTTAAGTGGATCTTTTTATTTACTTGAAGGCTTGGGAATTATATTATGTTTATCATCCATATCATGTTTATTTTATGCCTCATTGTGACATCATCAAAAAGGAGGGAGATTGTTCGCGCATGTTTTTGATGATGAGATTTTTAATGAGTTATTACACAAAATGAATACATGATATTGCTAAACTCGTATGTAAAAGTGTGGTTCAAAGGCTGTCAGGATTCCGCAATTGGATCTCATGCAGTGTCTGGATCTCATGTTTGGATCTCATCAGGTTCTGGTTCTTAGTTTTGGATCTCATGGACTTCATCAGAATTGGACCTCACCAAGTTCTGGTCCTTACTTTTGGATCTCATGGTGTCGTCTGTTTATGTAGTCTAGACTTACCTGTCCTCTCTGTTTTTACTCTGTTGGATCTCACTTTGGGATCTTAAAGTGAAGTCCAATATTGGGGACCAGTTTTACATTACTCTGTTCTCACccaactccctctctctcctactttTCACATGGGTCCATAtcttttaactttattttttgggctATTTAATGACTTTTAAGACTTTGTATATCATTTGAGATTTGGCGTGGACAAATCTTTTTTGTTGGATTAGCCTTGTTTCACAGGTATCAACCTTGAGCCgttcaaagttgaaaaaggGGAACAGAGCATTTATTTTGAGAACGTTGATGCTATCTTTTCGAAGATTTACCAAGATTTGCTTTTGGCTATATATCAAGAAGTCTTCTCCAGGGATTGATACTAAGAGAGATACGCACCTCATATTCAATATTCAAAAGCACTCGTTCAAAATATTCAAGTCTGAGATTTTCACTGTAGATTACCTTCTTCAGATGTTTAAAAGTTTTGAGCTTCCACTGTAGTATTCTTATATACTCTTTGTAGTGTTGAGCCACACTTGTATTTTTCATACAGAGCACTACACTTATTATCCCACCTTGTGAGTGAGAGAACCCAATCCACTGTGTTTTTCAGTTAGGATTTTGTTCCTCTAAAAAGTGTGGGTTGCAAAACACAAGGATTCCTCGAGTGGTGTATCTGGTCTGCGTGTACGAGAGAGATTTGAGCTTCTTGTGAGAAAGCTTTGTTTGTGAAGGAGAGTTGGCTCCTGTGAAACCAATAGTGTTGTACGTACTGAAGACATAATGGATACCAGTGATAGTTCAATGGAACTTCATTGAAGAGTGGACTAAGCAGTTAGCTGAACCACTATAAAAATCTTTTGTCTCATATTCTTTTGCTCTTCAGTACTTCATTTCATTATTATTTCTAACAATTTCTATTGAAGGCagaaaaaattaggtttcaacCTATTCACCCCCTCTAGGTTGCTTTGTGAGAGCTAAAACGTGTTCAACTTCAAGCtgaaaatgagtagagagaggTATATGTTGCTGCTGCAGTCTTGGCTATTCCTGCCAAGATCTGAATCAATTCTGCCAGGCTTGGAGTTCTAATCCAAATTTTGGTAACCTTCTCCCACGCCAGAGTTTGGAAATATTCTCTAACTTTTGGCATGCCTCTGAGTCAGATGCTGATCCTCGAGCTGTTTTGTGCCTGTGGATGTTCTTTTGGATGGCAATTCTGTGCTGGTTTGGACTATCCATGCCTGTCATGGAACCAATTCCCCCCCATTTTTTAGGCCAGGATGGAGCCCTCCCCAATTCCTGCTACTTAAATGCTCAAATTCAACTAGACCCTATCACTGATTTTGCTGACGGATTGGATATTCATCACTGATTAATGCTCCTGGATTTATCTTTTGGGATCTTATATGCTTCATGCCTCCAACCACTATGTCTTTAAGCCATGTAGGATTCCTCTTAACTCCTGGATTAAAACTTTATATCAGAAAGTTCAAGATTTGAGAGTAAAATGGTAAATATATTAATCtacatgggttttttttttggtgatatgCCGATATGCTAAACAAAATTGTTGCTTTCTTTGAACCTTGCAGCAAGAATTGTTATTGAAAATTTCAGCATAGGAATCTGAGAGCAAAGATTCTGCAGAAAAACTACGGGAAGAGATACAGAAAATGTCGGAGGAAGTGGAAAGATTACCAGAAGAAGTTGATAAGCACGAGCAGCATCGAGATTCACTGGAGAAGCAAGTTGGCCAACTTCAAACTATTCTAGAGGAGAAGGAACAGCTTGTTCTGCGATCAAAGGACAGAGAGAGAGTTGGTAGAGCAAAAAACAGAGGTTTCCAAGATTAGAATGACCGCAtactgaaataatttttacCTCTAGCTCAGTGTACTGAATAAATTTACCTTTGCAGCTTCAGGCTAGATGCTGAAAGTAAACTTTCTGAAGCAAAGATGCATTAGGTTCGATGCTTGAAAGTAAGCAATTAGAATTGTCAAGACATTTGAAAGAACTATCTCAGAGAAATGATCAGGTGCCTCTCTTCTCCTTTTACGTTATATGATGTTCTAAAAGTGCTTGGACACGTTTCTTTTGATTAAAACTGGGAGGAGTTGTCATCAGGCCATTAATGATATCCGGAGGAAGTTTGAGGTTGAGAAACTGTTGAGAAAGAAAAGGTTTGGTCACAATCCTTGTCATTTATATCATCTGTTGGTCATTAATAATCTTGCTAACGTGGTAGCATTTTTGACCTTCAGGCTGATAAAGCTGTTcaagaaatggaaagaaattgTGACCAAAAGCTTGCAAAACACAAGGAGGAATCCCAACAGTATTTGATGCATATACAGGAGGAACATGCTGCTTTGGTATGTATCCAACTGCAATGCTGGTTAAATGTAAATGGTCAATCATTATCTTCTATCTACCGTTTTAGCTTTTGATATATTCAAATTGTCTCATAGACGATTCAAGCTACAGTTAAATGGCACTATCAATCATTGTACGTCTTATTGTTTACGAGATTAAATATCAGAAGTTTTGTGTTTTAGATCTTCTGGAATTTCAACTTGTTCCAATGCTTCCAAAAGTTATTCTTCTTGTCACAAAatcactctttttctttctctaattGCCTCAAACTTGTATTTCAAAAGATGGTATTTaaattccttcttcttttgAGCATTGCTTATACCAAGTGAAGCCATGATTTTGTATATCAGAACATACATGAGCTTAGTGTTTACATATTGTCAGTTTGTCACCCCTATATCAGCCAGAAAACATTAATGATTTTGACGGGAcatttttgatgtttttgagCACGGTGTTGCTCaaaagttgtttctaaaaacttttgaacaaaattttgcTGTTACGTACAGAAGTTTGACTTTCGTAATATCCATTTGGTAGATCACCCGTATCTAGTAGGAGCATAGTACAAAGGAATTGAACCTTAAATCCAACCATAGTGATGAGCTAAAATGTTTTCATCTTTTAGCtgaaaatgagtagagagaggTATATGTTGCTGCTGCAGTCTTGGCTATTCCTGCCAAAATCTGAATCAATTCCCATGCCAGGCTTGGAGTTCTAATCCAAATTTTGGTAACCTGCTCCCACACCAGAGTTTGGAAATATTCTCCAAGTTTTGGCATGCCTCTGAGTGAGATGCTAATCCTCTAGCTGTTTTTTGACTTTGGATGTTCTATTGGATGGCAATTCTGTGCTGGTTTGGACTATCCATGCCTGTTATGGAACCAATTCACAACCCCCCACCCCCATGCCCATTTTTTAGGCCAGGATGGAGCTCTCCTCAATTTCTACTACTTCAATGCTCAAATTGAACTGGACCCTTATCACTGATTTTGCTGACGGATTGGATATTCATCACTGATTAATGCTCTTGGATTTATCGTTTGGGATCTTATATGCATCATGCCTCCAACCACTATGTCTTTAAGCCATGTAGGATTCCTCTCAACTACTACATTGCCTACTTCTTCCAACCTTAAGATGCAGTCACTCAAGGGAGTATCATTTTCAATTTCTTGTTGGATGTAatctctttttctgttttctatCTTTTTGCCATATTCTATGCCCTCATTTTCCTTTTGAGGCTTGGATATGACTCTAAATACCCTCTATCTTGTtgcggatcatcaaaatttgatcgggaactatgagattaagatttgagggtttttttagagggttttttttagaggtttcCGGAACCgctttgtatatatatatatacgaggTGGTtccagggacccttaaaaaaaccctccaaatcttaatctcatagttcccgatcaaattttgatgatccgagccgctcaaggtgttcagaacgtgattttatggGTGCCTGTGagaaactggaaaaaaaactaaccgggaagggcttgatttgagcaattttttattgaaccgttcaataaagttcaataaaaaactgtttggatgaaatccttcctggttttttttttttgctgatttctcacaggcacccttaaaatcacgttctgattacattgagcagctcggatcatcaaaaattcgatcgggaacttggggggggtttaagggtttttttaagggtcttcgGAACcaccccgatatatatatatagaattacCTATAGGGTCTCTTTGTTTGGAAGATAATTATTAGCACAATCCAATTAATATCAGAGGCTAAATGATTTATGTCTCTGCAAATAAGAAATACTTGATACTCTAAATATTTTTCTCTATGAAACCACTATTGTCCGAGCTGAACCAAAATTCTCAAAGACTGAGCATGTGGTGTCATGCGAAGCACGTTGAATTACACTAATTTCAGTAAACAAATTCATTCAAATGCATACAAATACAGTTGTATGTTTGTGTGATTCCCTTTTAAGCTTTGCAGTGATGTATCGTGCTAAAGTATTTACCAGCACAGGTAGCAATTAGTCAAGCCCTcgagttttgaaaaatattatagtttGTCTGTATTAAGCTTTCAagagttactccctccgtcccatagtCTTGGTCCAGTATTCCATTAGAACGAAAGGGAGAGATTGGTTGTCCGCAGGTTTAAATTTGTAGAGTCACATGTAGGTGCTTTTGAGTGTGTACATTGATGGTGTCTTCTAAATTCTATTTCATTTATCCAATCTAAAGTTGAGATATTCTTAATTGTATGCTTTCAACAGAATGATCTAATGAAGTATTTCAGAGAGGATTTGCATCGAAGGCTTCTGAGCACAGACTTCAAGATGCAGGTTAATGGAATTGAGATGTTGCAAAAGGTGATTTTTCAGCTAACACTCGGGGTTACTTGGATTTACTCTCAAGTTTGATTATGCAATTGGCATGTTTAACTTAAACTTATGCAGACTTTCCGGGCACTTCTTGATATACTTCTGAGGTGGTTTGTTCTATGGTTTTGTGAATCTAACACGTCATGCCTACTCAAGGTATAGAATTGATtagtgtttttttggttttacatGTCCATTCGTATTCTATTCTAGTGATGCATTTGGtactaagtttggttattgtgTTTCCGGGAAAAATGATCAGGTACTCGAATTTCTTCCCGAACTTTTTGACATGTTGCGGATTGAGTGGTACACATTGATTGTGTCAAAAGCTGCCATTTTTCttccttgtttggttgagaAGGTACTTGCAACTTTACCCACGGCTAACTTGCTTTCAGTTTTACTTGTTGGTATATAAAGTATTGTTCCTATTGCTGTGTTTTAGTTTTCATTTAGCTTGGTGTTTTTCTGAgctttaatttcttcttttgctATAGTATAAAATGCGAGAATTAGCAAAACAAGTAATTCATTCATATTCAGTAGCAAAAACTTTCCCTTATGTCTTGGAGGGTTTCCCTTATAGAAACAACCGATCCCGGATTGAGAGTGTCGATCTTGTTGGATTCTTGATTGATAGCCATGGAGCAGAGGTAAATATGTTATGCTATCtgatcttttgtttttcattgaAACGTACTTTGTTTTAAATAATTCTTTTCTGCAGGTTAGTGGAAAGGTGAAATCCTTGCAGGTTGTTGCAAGCCTAACTCCAAAACAAGGTGGTGAAATTCGAAAAGCTGCTTTAAATACATTGGCTACAGGTTATAAGATTCTTGGTGAGTTATAGCTTTCTACAGTAGACtgatttggtgtttggttaTCTTGGATACATAGGACTGGAAGCTTTCAAATTCGAATCAAACTTGGCTATTTTGCATGCTAGGGATTATTTCGTAtttccttttatgtttgtttataGTTTTGTTATTCCCTTGGTAAGAACAAAAGTTCATACTAATTTTGGCAAGACCTGCCATTTTGTACAAGATATCCATTGACAAGTCTGACAGGGGgtggttttattcttttttcgcaAGTGATGACATATGGAGATATTTTGGGAAGTTGATAGATGCTCAAAGGAGCATGTTAGatgatctataatacaaattgCGACGGTGTGGGAGCCCAcataaaatctgtaacgccccgaattttgagtacgttaaatagacaatttcattaaaaGACTAAATaaagtctggctcaatattacatcataatcttaacaaaagtacttttattcaacaagggggaaactagggtttctatctactgctccgcttgttcctccatcctagccagttcctcggctccaaaggcttccaaggtgtagagttcaccctgttcgtctataaaatctgacacattataccagtgtcgccaccaatataatatgtcagggtcaccaaaaggtaacaccgtgagctacaaaagctcaatagagtaacccatacccactaacccttaacttacgagcaaacgatcataaattcaatgctttgcacatagttcatacatattcgacaaaacagttaacaatgacacatccgcattcactattcaactaacgttggtgtccatgattttccgagtttctcctacgcgactcctcgtagaccatgtcaccaattttcacatttcataaccctatcaacattttcaaaatcgtttttaacacacccaatctcggttccgccgttccagtctcccgagtatcctcacaatggttccgccgaaccgggttcccattggcacactttgcattggctcctctccgcgaataaccaagccacgcacccaacctcggttccgccgttccggtctcccgagtatcctcacaatggttccgccgcaccgggtttccattggcacacaaaacacacaccacacaatgggctaccacgtccggctacattgcggtttccaaaacattactctctttcaaaacacgccttttcattaaccataccctaggtgtcatgtatttactttctcgattttcgtgtctcgttttcatgcaacaactccacggtaggacttttcacatttGTAATCATAAATAAtttattgtaatcttgaaactaaactagcaagattatccaactctatattacaaatcatgctcaaatcatcaCTTAatgcataacgccacatgtacggacgcccttggagtgataatcacttatgctttacaacaagacaagtaatacaaataattcataatacatgctcataaccatctaaagatcaaaatacgaatacttctatcaacgataaagtcttatcttttgaaaaaccgttctttcttcttttgtgggaaattcaaaacaacacatgtttactagagtaaaagttgattattccaacaagTTCATCCTTCCATTAGCGAGAATAAGTTTACAAattttcatgcatt
Proteins encoded in this region:
- the LOC131301488 gene encoding protein MOR1-like; its protein translation is MLESKQLELSRHLKELSQRNDQADKAVQEMERNCDQKLAKHKEESQQYLMHIQEEHAALNDLMKYFREDLHRRLLSTDFKMQVNGIEMLQKVLEFLPELFDMLRIEWYTLIVSKAAIFLPCLVEKVSGKVKSLQVVASLTPKQGGEIRKAALNTLATGYKILGSPQSPNVYIEQKESSSGNAQHIATFKEYRAKIESELIPTAVSSDSKVF